AGGAATTGTGGACGCGCCTCCTCGAGCTTGCCAAGATCGAGCGCGGCGCGACTTGCGACCTCGTCGAAACTTTGGCGGAGACCGATCGGCGCGGACTCTACAAAGACCATTCGTACGTTTCTCTGTTCGAGTGCTGCGTGCACAAACTCGGCTTCTCCGAAGCGGCGGCGTACCGCCGTATCCGCGCCGCCCGATCCCTCAAGCTGTTCCCGCCGATCGGGCCTCTGCTTCGCCAAGGACGTCTCACCCTCGAATCGATCGCCTTGCTGCATCCCTTCTTGAAGGAGCCCGACGCGGCCGCTCTCGTCAGCGCCGCGGCGGGAAAACGCGTCTGGGAGGTCGAGCGCCTGGTCGCCTCTCGGCGCACGGAAGAGCCGCGGCGCGACGTCGTGCGTTTCATCGCGCCGTCCTCGGCTGCGCCGGCGACGGTCCCAGCTCCCCGGGAATCTTCCCTGTTCGAACTTCCCGCCGCCGCATCGGCACCGACGCCGCCCGCGACCGAAGACTCTCCGATCGAACCGCCGGCCGCGGCGTCGACGCCGCCCGGCGAAGGTTGCCCGTCGATCGCCGCGCCGACCGCGGGATCGCCGGCGCCGGCCCCTCCGTCTCCGGCCCCTCCGCCTCCGACCTCACCGCCTCCGGCCTATCCGTCTCCGGCCCTTCCACCTCCGACGCCCGCGCCGGCGCCGCCCCACGCCGTCCGCATCGCCTTCACCGCCGACGAAAGCTTCTTCCGGCTCATGACGGAAGCCCAAGCCGCGATGCGGCACAAGTATCCGAACGGGAGGCTCGACGGGGTGTTCCGCGACGCGTTGGAGGCTTTGCTGCGGAAGAAAAGGCCCTGGGCCTTCCCGCGGCGCGCGGCAAAGTGACGGGCGCGGCGAGGGTCCGGCTGCTTCTTCGACCGGCCCTTGCTGCCGGCGGCGCCGAAGGAGACCATGCCGAACAGGTAGGCGATGTCGGTGTCCTCGAACATGATGTTGATCCAGCTCTGGTAGCGCGGGACCTCGGCGATGTCCTCGACGCGGCCGCCGAGGCTGACGTGCTTCTGGACCCTGATCTGCGCGCCCAGGTCGTAGGCGGGCTTGGAGAAGCGCCGCCCCTCGATGATGCGGTTGCGGCCGAAGTCGTGGCCCTGGGCCGCGACGGAGAGGCGGCCGAGGATCGGGTCCTTGTGGAAGGGCGTAAGGGTCACGCGCGCGCCGCCGCCGGAGCGGATCACGCCGAAGCCCACGTCCCACCAGCCGTTCTCGAAGCCGATCAGGCCGTCGATCTGGTTCGGACGGGCGTAATCCGTCTTCGAGCCGCGCTTCTCGTCGTTGATGTTGGCCAGGTTCGAGCCGCCGACGTAGTAGTAGCGGCCGTCGCGCGGCGAGATCTTGAGGCCGAGGTCCACGCGCGAGGTGCGCACCGCGTGCTCGTAGCGCCAGTCGTAGTTCCAGAACACCCGGAACTGCGTGATGCGCCCGAACACGTCCTTCGCGGTGCCGGCGGCTTCCTTCACGCTGGCCACCGTCTCCTTCACGTCGTCCTTGATCTTCTGGTCGTTGAGCAGGGCGCCGATGGTGCCGGAGCTGGTGTTGAGGCTGGCCATCATCGTGTTCGACTTCGCGAGCAGGGCGTCGAGCTTCTCGGTGATGTCGTCGGTGCGGCCCATCGCCCGCTCGAGCTTGGGCTTCGTCGTCTCGATGAGGTCATTGAGGTTGGCCGTCATCTCGCGGACGTTGGCCACGGTCTCGGTCAGGTTGTCGGCCAGGGTGCCGCGGGGGCCTTCCTTGGTCATGCTGTCGAGGAGCTTCTCGACCTTGGCGAGCGCCTTGGTCAGGGACTTCTCGATGGAGACGGGGTCCTCGCCGCGGACGGTCGAGTTGGCCGGGATGACGCCCTTGGCGCGGGAGCCCTGATCCACCTGCAGGTACTTGGAGCCGATGATGCCGGTGGAGCCGATCTGGAACACGGCGTCGTTGTAGATGTCGACGCCCTTACGGACGGACATGACGACGCGCGCGCCGCCGTCGACGAGCTCGATCGAGCGGACCTGGCCGACCTCGACGCCGGAGAGCTTGACCGGGGCGTCCTTGGAGAGGTTGGCGACGTCGGAGAACTGGCCGTAGAGCGTGTAGCGCTTCTCGAAGGTGACGTCGCCGAGCAGGAAAATGGCGGTGGCGAGGAGCGACAGACCTCCCAGCACGAACGCGCCGACTTTCGTTTCGAGCGTCATCAGGCTGCCTTGACGGTGTGCGCGTTGGACGCGCCTTCCGCCTCGAACTCCTTGAGCTTCATCTTGATCGGGCCTTCACTCTTGCCGTCCACGAACTGACGAACGTAGGGGTTATCGCTGATCCGGATGATCTCCGGGTGCGCGACCTGAAGCACCTTCCCCTCGTGGAACATCGCGATGCGGCTGGCGACCTTGTATGCCGCCTTCATGTCGTGCGTGACGGCGATGGCGGTCACCTTCAGCTGCTTCTGAAGGTCCAGGATCAGGTCGGCGATGACGTCCGTCATGATCGGATCCAGGCCCGTCGTGGGCTCATCATACAAAATGTACGACGGCTGGGCGGCGATGGCACGGGCGAGCGCCACGCGCTTCTTCATGCCGCCGGAGAGCTCCGACGGCTTGAAGTCCTCGACGTCCTTGAGGCCCACGAGCGCGAGGCAGTCCGAGGCGATCTTCCGGTACTTGCCGGGCTCGATGTCGGTCAGGTAGCGCAGGCCGAAGGTGATGTTCTCCCAGACCGTCAGCGAGTCGAACAGGGCGCCTTCCTGGAACAGGTAGCCGAACTTGCGGCGGTAGTCGGCGATCTCGCGCTCGGTCTTGAGGTCGGCCACGTTGACGCCGTCGACGACGATCTTCCCCTCGTCGGGGTGGTGCAGGCCGATGACGCACTTGAGGAAGGTGGACTTGCCGCAGCCGGAGCCGCCGATGATGACGAGCGTCTCGCCGGTCTCGACCTTCATGTCGATCCCCCGCAGGATGGTGCGGGGTCCGAAGCGCTTGACGACTCCGAAGGCGTCGATCATGGTCGCGTCCCACGGCGATCGATGCGACCATTTCCTCGCTTATGCTCGGTCATGTGATTCCAAAAGCGTTGAGGACCGCGGTGGCGAAGTAGTCGAGGACGAGGATGAGGACCATGCTGATGACGACGGCCGCGGTCGTGGCATTGCCCACGCCCTCGGCGCCGCCCCGGGTGGTGACGCCCTTGAAGCAGGAGACCAGGGAGACGACCGCCGCGAACACGAAGGTCTTGAGGAACCCGTGCACGAAATGGCGGATCTCCATCTGGTCGACGATGTCGTGCCAGTACACCGTCGCGGGGATCTGGTACTTCGCGTGCGCCACGAGGTAGCCGCCGAAGATGCCGGTGAAGTCGGAGGCGACGGTGAGCAGCGGGAGGACGCACATGAAGGCGATGAAGCGCGGGATGACGAGATAGCGGATGGGGTCGGTGCCGAGGGTGTACAGCGCGTCGATCTGCTCGGTGACCTTCATCGTGCCGAGCTCGGCGGCGATCGCCGCGCCCGCCCGGCCGGCGACGACGATGGCGGTCATCACGGGAGCCAGCTCCATGACCAGCGAGAAGGAGACGACCGTGCCGACGAACAAAGGCTCGTTGAAGAAGTGCTTCGACGAGGCGCCGGTCTGAAGCGCCAGCACCATGCCGGTGAAGAAGGCGGTCATCGCGGTGACGGGAAGGGAGTCGACGCCGACGCGCACCATCTGGATCAAAGTCTGGCGCCACTCGATCCGATAGGTCGTCATCCAGCCGATCGTCGAGCGGACCAGGAAGGAGAACTGGCCGGTCTCCTCCGCGCTCTCGAGGATGAACTTGCCGAAGCCGCCGACCGCGTTCGCGATCACGAGGGCGCCGCCACGCGCGGGACTCGGCTCGACAGCGAGGTGACCGTCTCGTACGGGATCGTGCCGCACAGGCGGGCGAGCTCCGACGCGGAGACCAAGCCGCCGTTCTGGCGCCCGATGAGGACGGCGTCCCCTCCGACGCGCGCGCCCGGGACGCCGGTGACGTCGATCATGGTCTGGTCCATCGTGACGCGGCCGACGACGGGGCAGCGCTTGCCTCCGACGAGGACCGCGGCCCGGTTCGACAGGGCCCGCGGATAGCCGTCGCCGTAGCCGATGGGCATGGTCGCGATGCGCGAGACGCGCTTGGCCCGCCAGGTCGCGCCGTAGCTCACGGTCGCGCCCTTCGGCGCGGTCTTGATGTACACGAGCTTGCTCTTGAGCGTCAGGACGGGAGCGAAGCCGTCGAGCAGGCCGTAGGCGGCCAGGCCCGGGCGCACGAGGTCGAAGCGGGCCTCGGGATGGCGCAGGGCCGCCGAGGAGTTCGCGGCGTGGACGAGGGGCGGGCGCAGGCCTTCGCGGGAAAGGGCCGCGACCACGCGCTTGAAGCTGCGCAGCTGGCGCGTCGTGAACGGGCGGTCGTCCTCGGCCTTGGCCATATGAGTATACAGCCCCTGCACGCGTATTCCTTTCACCTTGGCGAGGTCCCGCACGAGCGCCAGGGCCGCGTCCGGACGCAAGCCGATGCGGCCCATGCCGGTATCCACCTTCACATGAATATTAATATTGCGGCGCAGGCGCAAGGCCGCCTCGGCCACGCGCTTGGCCGATTCCAGCGAGGCGACGCTCGGGGTCAGGTCGTGCGCCGCGGCGGCGAGCACGCTCTCGAAGGGATATAGGGAGCCGAGGATCAGGATGGGGAGCTTGACCCCGGCGGAGCGCAGCGCCAGCCCCTCCTCGACCGAGGACACGCCGAGCC
The DNA window shown above is from Elusimicrobiota bacterium and carries:
- a CDS encoding MCE family protein; translation: MTLETKVGAFVLGGLSLLATAIFLLGDVTFEKRYTLYGQFSDVANLSKDAPVKLSGVEVGQVRSIELVDGGARVVMSVRKGVDIYNDAVFQIGSTGIIGSKYLQVDQGSRAKGVIPANSTVRGEDPVSIEKSLTKALAKVEKLLDSMTKEGPRGTLADNLTETVANVREMTANLNDLIETTKPKLERAMGRTDDITEKLDALLAKSNTMMASLNTSSGTIGALLNDQKIKDDVKETVASVKEAAGTAKDVFGRITQFRVFWNYDWRYEHAVRTSRVDLGLKISPRDGRYYYVGGSNLANINDEKRGSKTDYARPNQIDGLIGFENGWWDVGFGVIRSGGGARVTLTPFHKDPILGRLSVAAQGHDFGRNRIIEGRRFSKPAYDLGAQIRVQKHVSLGGRVEDIAEVPRYQSWINIMFEDTDIAYLFGMVSFGAAGSKGRSKKQPDPRRARHFAARRGKAQGLFFRSKASNASRNTPSSLPFGYLCRIAAWASVMSRKKLSSAVKAMRTAWGGAGAGVGGGRAGDG
- a CDS encoding ATP-binding cassette domain-containing protein is translated as MIDAFGVVKRFGPRTILRGIDMKVETGETLVIIGGSGCGKSTFLKCVIGLHHPDEGKIVVDGVNVADLKTEREIADYRRKFGYLFQEGALFDSLTVWENITFGLRYLTDIEPGKYRKIASDCLALVGLKDVEDFKPSELSGGMKKRVALARAIAAQPSYILYDEPTTGLDPIMTDVIADLILDLQKQLKVTAIAVTHDMKAAYKVASRIAMFHEGKVLQVAHPEIIRISDNPYVRQFVDGKSEGPIKMKLKEFEAEGASNAHTVKAA
- a CDS encoding ABC transporter permease; translated protein: MIANAVGGFGKFILESAEETGQFSFLVRSTIGWMTTYRIEWRQTLIQMVRVGVDSLPVTAMTAFFTGMVLALQTGASSKHFFNEPLFVGTVVSFSLVMELAPVMTAIVVAGRAGAAIAAELGTMKVTEQIDALYTLGTDPIRYLVIPRFIAFMCVLPLLTVASDFTGIFGGYLVAHAKYQIPATVYWHDIVDQMEIRHFVHGFLKTFVFAAVVSLVSCFKGVTTRGGAEGVGNATTAAVVISMVLILVLDYFATAVLNAFGIT
- the alr gene encoding alanine racemase: MRRFFRPTWAEIDLGALVGNLRLLRKRVGPRVKIMFVVKANAYGHDATLCALAAQKARAADWLGVSSVEEGLALRSAGVKLPILILGSLYPFESVLAAAAHDLTPSVASLESAKRVAEAALRLRRNINIHVKVDTGMGRIGLRPDAALALVRDLAKVKGIRVQGLYTHMAKAEDDRPFTTRQLRSFKRVVAALSREGLRPPLVHAANSSAALRHPEARFDLVRPGLAAYGLLDGFAPVLTLKSKLVYIKTAPKGATVSYGATWRAKRVSRIATMPIGYGDGYPRALSNRAAVLVGGKRCPVVGRVTMDQTMIDVTGVPGARVGGDAVLIGRQNGGLVSASELARLCGTIPYETVTSLSSRVPRVAAPS